Within the Marinobacter qingdaonensis genome, the region GTACCGGGGCTGCCCATCAGGAACAGGGCGTCGAGATCGGGCCGGCGCCGGCCCTCGTCCCGTACGCTGAAGGTTCGGGCCACTCGGCGCGCGGCGTTCAGAGTCGACGGCGCCGGCTGGTAGTGGCACAGGCCATAGGGGCAGTCGGCATCCTGGTACCCGGGCAGGGACGGGTGATTGGTGTGGAACACCAGCGGCAGGACTTCAAGCACGATCTGCTGACGGTAGGTCAGGGCCGAGCGGGCCCGCTCCCAGCGCTGCTGATTGACCGCCAGGAACCGGTCCCTGAGCCGACGCAGGGTCTTGCGGTCAATGCCCTCGTCAAAGTCCAGGGCAATCGGGGCAACGTGGGCGGTCAAGGCGGCTCCGGGGAGAGGTTCATTTCGATGACAGTATCAGTATGATGGACGCATCCTGGCAAAACCGGCAAAAAAATAAAAGCTGAACCAGAGGCCCGCCCGTCGTGAAAGAATTCGTCATTCGCCGCTACCGTTCCGATCAGCCCAAAGGCTCGGAGCGCAGCACCCTGCTGCGCATCGACGACGAGGGCCTGGTGCTTCACGCCGACCGTCACGCCGAGGCGGTACTGGGCTTCGAGCCGACCGAACTCCAGGGCCGGCCGGTGCACCGGATCCTGGCCTCGCGCCAGGACGACCCCTTCGCCCCAACCAACCGTCACCGGATCGAGCGGGGCCAGGACGTCCTGGTCACTTTCCGCCACAAGGAAGGCTTCTTCTACACCGCGTGTCTGAGCCTGCACCTGGCCATGCGCGACTCCGACAAGGCCGCCAACGCCAGCATCTGCGCCCGCGACACCAACGCCATGGACGCCCGACTGCTGAAAGCGGTCGAGGACAGCACCGGCTCCGGTCTCTGGGAGCTGGACACCGGCAGCAATGAAATGGCCTGGTCCGAGGGTCTGTTCCGGGTTCTGGAACTGCGCCCGGACACCGACATCACCCCGGAACAGGCGCTGTTTTACTGCCAGCATGGCCAGGCCCGGGTCCGGGCCCTGTTCCGACGCTGCATCCGCACCGGGCGGGCCTTCAGCCTGGAACTGACCCTGTTGACCGCCCGCCAGAACCTGCGCCAGGTCCGCCTGCACGGGCGGGCCCTGAAGGCCGACGGACGCATCACCCGTATTGGCGGCACCCTGGTCGACCAGACGCCGCTGAGCCTGAAGGACCAGGCCCGGAGCCAGGCCGACCGGATTCTGGCGGCCACCACCCGAGCCACCCCGGACCTGGTCGCGGCGGTCGACCGCACCCTGACCCTGCTGCACTGCAACCAGCCGTTCCGCCAGCAGTTCGCCGCGGTGTTCGGTATCAGCCCGCAGACCGGCGACAACCTGAAAACCCTGCTGGCCGAGCACCCGAATGAACGCCGCCTGATCGAACGCCTCTGGCAGCGGGCCTTCGAGCGTGACAGCTTCGTGGTGGAAATGCCCCTGGCCCAGCAGAACCGGGAACTGCCGGTGTACGAATTTCATTACCAGCGGCTGACCAATCATCTGGGGGAGGTGTCGGGCGCGGTGCAGGTGGCCCGGGATGTCAGCCAACGGACCCAACCGGGAGCCAGCAAGGAATACCGCATCCGCCACGACCCGGTGACCGGCCTGATGAACCGCCGGGCCTTTCTGGCCCGCCTGCTGCGCACACTGGAGCAGAAAACCCACCGGGAATCCTGCGACAGCCTGCTGTATCTGGATCTCGACCAATTCGAGCGCTTCAACGACCGGGTCGGCAGTGGCACCTGCGACCGCTACCTGCGGGAACTGGCCGGCAACCTGGGCACCCGGGTACGGCAACGGGACGCTCTGGCCCGGCTGTCCGGCGACACCTTCGCCCTGCTGATCGAGAACTGTCCCGAGCCCCGGGCGCGCAAGATCGCCGACGACATCCTGGCCCTGGTCCGCGAGTTCGAGTTCGAATGGCAGGGCGACACCCTGCAGACCACCGCATCCGGCGGGCTGCTGGTCATGGACCAGGACCTGCCCGGGGATCCGGAGCAACTGCTGCGCCAGGCTGCGGAACTGTGCCACACCGCCAAGACCTCGGGTCGCAACCGCATCCACACCGCCCGAGCCCTGGCCCGACACACCGACGACGCCACCGCCAACCATCAGGTGGAGCTGATTCGCCAGGCCCTGGACCGGCAGCAGTTAACCCTGCTGTACCAACCCCTCCGGCCCATCGCCAGCGTGACCTGGGGCGACCACATCGAGATCCTGTGCCGGGTACCGGGCGACGGCGACGAGCCGCTGCGGCCGGAGCAGTTCCTGCCGGTGGCCGAGCGCTTTGATTTGGCCAAGCGCCTGGACCGTCAGGTGATCCGCCAGGCCATCGACTGGCTCGGTCGCCAACGCCTGCTCGAGCCGCGCCTGAAGTACTGTGGTTTCAACCTGTCCCTGGCCAGTGTCCTGGACGAGACCTTTGCCGAGTTCATGGAGGGCGTAGTGCGGGACAGCCGGTTCGATCCGAGCTGCTTCTGTCTGGAGATCCGGGAGGCCCACGCCACCCAGTACCCCGATGATGTGGCGGTCCTGTGCGACGCCCTGCACCGGGTCGGGTGTCGGGTGGCCCTGGACGGTGCCGGAGCCTCGGTGGAGAGTTACAGCCTGGCGGCGACCTTGCCGGTGGACATCATCAAGTTCGATCGGCGCACCATGCAGCACCTGGAACACGACCCGGTGCAGCAGGTCATGGTCGAAGCCCTGCACCGGATCGCCGAGGTGGCTGGCAAACAGACGGTGGCCACCTTCATTGAGAGTGACACCACCCTGGGCAAGGTCCGGACCCTGGGCATCCACTACGGTCAGGGCTTCCGGCTGGCCCGGCCACAGCCGCTGTCAGAGCTGGCGCCGGCCGCGGTCGACCTGAGCACCGGGCGCATCGGCGGCTGACCGGGGCGGCCGGATCAGCCCAGCAGCTTGCGCGCCCGCGCCACCGCCGCGCGCACCTGAGCCGGTGCGGTGCCACCCAGGTGATCCCGGGCCTGGACCGAGCCTTCCAGGGTCAGGACATCGAACACATCCTCGCCGATCACATCCGAGAACTGCTGCAGTTCGGCCAGGGTCATGTCGGACAGGTCGCGCTCCTCGGCCACGCCGAAGGCCACGGACTTGCCGACAATCTCGTGGGCATCGCGGAAGGGCACGCCCTTCTTGACCAGGTAATCGGCCAGATCGGTGGCGGTGGAGAAACCACGCTTGGCCGCCACCCGCATGTTGTCGGCCTTCGAGCGAATGGCCGGGATCATGTCGGCGTAGGCTTTCAGGCAGCCCTTGACGGTATCGACGGTGTCGAACAGCGGTTCCTTGTCTTCCTGGTTGTCCTTGTTGTAGGCCAGCGGCTGACTCTTCATCAGGGTCAGCAGGCTGATCAGATGGCCATTGACCCGGCCAGTCTTGCCGCGCACCAACTCGGGCACATCCGGGTTCTTCTTCTGGGGCATGATCGAGGAGCCGGTGCAGAACCGGTCCGGCAGGTCGATGAAGTCGAACTGGGCCGAGGTCCAGAGCACCAGTTCCTCGCTGAAGCGGGACAGGTGGGTCATCAGCAGCGCCGCAAAGCTGCAGAATTCGATGGCGAAATCCCGGTCGCTGACCGAATCCAGCGAGTTCTCGGTCGGCCGGTCAAAGCCCAGCAGGCGGGCGGTCATGGCACGATCGATGGGGTAGGTGGTGCCGGCCAGGGCGGCCGCGCCCAGGGGCATGACGTTGACCCGCTTGCGACAGTCCTGCAGGCGCTCGCCGTCGCGCACCAGCATCTCGTACCAGGCCAGCAGGTGATGACCAAAGGTCACCGGCTGGGCGGTCTGCAGATGGGTAAAGCCGGGCATGATGGTGTCGGCTTCGCGCTCGGCCAGCTCCAGCAGGCCCAGTTGCAGGCGCTTGAGCTCCTCGGCGATGACGTCGATCTCGTCGCGCAGGTACAGGCGGATATCGGTGGCCACCTGGTCGTTACGGCTGCGACCGGTGTGCAGCTTCTTGCCAGTGATGCCGATGCGGTCGGTCAGCCGGGCCTCGACGTTCATGTGCACGTCTTCCAGGCTCACCGACCACTGAAAAGTGCCGGCCTCAATGTCAGCCTTGACCCCGTTCAGGCCCTCGATGATGGTGTCGCGCTCTTCCTCGGTCAGCACACCCACCGCCGCCAGCATGGTGGCGTGGGCGATGGAGCCGGTGATGTCATGATGGTACAGACGCTGATCGAAGCCGACGGAGGCGGTGAACCGCTCCACAAAGGCGTCGGTGGGTTCGCTGAAGCGTCCGCCCCAGGGTTTTTCGGAGGTTGCGGCCTGGTCCGGCTTGTTCTGATCCGTCATGGTCTATCTTTCCTGCTGACAGCCCGGCATCATCTGGCGGGAATTGGGTACATTGAACGAGGCGGGAGTATAGCATTCTGACCGTTGTAAAGGAGCCACCCCTGCTCACCGACCAGGGCGCGGGTACCAGCGATTTCTTTGTGCCGGACCTGTGCCGGGTCCGGGCCGTGTTCCTGCTGCTGGTCACCAGCGAGTTGCTGGTACTGGTGCTGGCCATCGTCCAGGCCGAGGCGGGCTGGATCGACTGGAACTATTTCGGCCTGCTGTCGCTGTTCGTGCAATGGACCACCCTCACCAGCGCCGCGCTCATCTGCCTGCTGCGGCAACGGCTGGCGCGCCTGTCGGTGGCCCGGGCCAGTCTCAGCATCGTGGCCATCGTGCTGCTGGACGTGCTGGCCTTCAGCCTGTTCGCCGACAGCGTGCTGCACCCCCAGCCCGGGATCGCGGTCTGGCAGGGCATTGCCAAGAAACTGCTGCTGGCGCTGCTGATCGTGCTCATGGTGCTGCGCTACTTTTACCTGCAGCACCAGTGGCAGCAACAGCGCGAGGCCGAAATGCAGGCCCATCTGACCGCGCTGCAGGCGCGGATCCAGCCCCACTTCCTGTTCAACAGCATGAACACCATCGCCAGCCTGATCGCGGTGAATCCGGACAAGGCCGAGGACGCGGTGCTCGATCTGTCGGAACTGTTCCGGGCCAGCCTGCGCACGTTTGACCAGCTGATCCCCCTGGCCCGGGAACTGGATCTGTGCAAGCGTTATCTGGCCATCGAAGCCCTGCGCCTGGGCGACCGGCTGACCCTCGACTGGCAGATTGGCGCCGGCCTGGAGCACCAGGCCATCCCGCCGCTGACCCTGCAGCCGCTGGTGGAAAATGCCGTGTACCATGGCATCCAACCCCGGCCGGAGGGGGGTACCGTGCGCATCGAAGCCCAGGCCCGGGGCAATTTCGTATACTTGCTGGTGCAGAACCCGAAGCCGGACCAGAATGATCGCCAGCACGAGGGCAACCGCATGGCCCTGGCCAACATCCAGCTGCGATTGCAGGCGCTGTTCGGCGAGCCCGCGGTACTGAAGCACAGCCACCAGAACGACATTTACACCGTGACCCTGCGCCTGCCGCGCCAGAGCGCCAATGGCCGGGGCAACGCACGCACAAGGACCTGATTGCACGCCATGTCCACCAGCGCCACCACCACCCGCAGCATCCTGATTGCCGACGACGAGCCGCTGGCCCGGGAGCGGCTGCGGCGGCTGGTGGAGGCGCTCCCCGGCTACCGGGTCTGCGGCGAAGCGGCGGACGGGGACACCGCCCTGAAACAGGTGGCGGCGCTGGAGCCGGACGTGCTGCTGCTGGACATCCGCATGCCCGGCATGGACGGCATGGAGGCGGCCACCCAGCTGGAGAAACTGACCAACCCGCCGGCCCTGATCTTCTGCACCGCCTACGACCACTACGCCATCCAGGCCTTCGACGTGCGCGCGGCCGCCTACCTGCTGAAACCGGTGCGACGGGAGGCACTGGCCGACGCCCTGGCCCGCACCGGCCGGATCAACCGGGTGCAACTGAAGACCCTGACCGACCTGAGCGAGAACGACGGCGAACAGATCGCCGTGCGCACCCACCGGGGCACCGAGCTGATCGATTTGGCCGACATCCAGCACTGCGAAGCCGACCAGAAGTACGTCACCCTGCATCACAGCCACGGCGAAACCGTGTGCGATTACACCCTGAAAGAACTGGAAACCACCTACCCGCGCCAGCTGCTGCGCATCCACCGCCATACCTTGGTTGGGGTCCGCTACATCCAAGCGCTCAAGCGCACTCCGGATGGCCAGAATCTGGTGGTGCTGCGGGACAACCGGGGGCAGTTGCCGGTCAGCCGACGCCACGCCAGCAACGTGCGCCAGTGGCTGCAGGAACACCGCCCGGGCTAGCCCGGCCCCTCGGCATCCCCCGACATCCACCGCGGGACATTTTCGCCGTCACAAGGTAACCTTGGCGGACATTTTTAACACCGGCAGTGAGTGTCATGTCCAAACGAACCCTTCGCATCGCAACCCGCAGCAGCGCCCTGGCGCTGTGGCAGGCGGAATTCATCAAGGCCGAGCTGGAGCGCCTGAACGACAACGTGGATGTGGAACTGGTCAAGATCAAAACCCAGGGCGACAAGATCCTCGACGTCCCCCTGGCCAAGATCGGTGGCAAGGGTCTGTTTGTGAAGGAGCTGGAGGAAGCGATGCTGGACGGCCGCGCCGACCTGGCGGTGCACTCCATGAAAGACGTGCCGATGCATTTTCCGGACGGTCTCGGCCTGGTCGCCATCTGCGAGCGGGAAGACCCCACCGACGCCTTTGTCAGCAACCACTACGACACCGTCGATGCCCTGCCCCAGGGTGCCGTGGTCGGCACCGCCAGCCTGCGCCGGGAAGCCCAGCTGCGCGCCTACCGGCCCGACCTGCAGATCCGGGTCCTGCGGGGCAACGTGAACACCCGCCTGGCCAAGCTGGATGCCGGCGAGTACGAGGCCATCGTGCTGGCCAGCTCCGGCCTCAAACGCCTGGGCTTCCACGACCGCATCCGCTACTGCCTGCCAGACACCATTTCCCTGCCGGCCGTGGGCCAGGGCGCCCTCGGCATCGAATGCCGGCTGGACGACCGCGAACTGCGGGACATGCTGTCGGCGCTCAATCACGTCGACACCTGGGATCGGGTAAGCGCGGAACGGGCCCTGAACCGGCGCCTCGAAGGCGGCTGCCAGGTGCCCATCGCCGCCTACGCCCTGCTGGAAGATGACGACACCCTCTGGCTCCGGGGCCTGGTTGGTGCCGTCGACGGCAGCCAGATTTTCCGGGTCGAAGGCCGGGCACCCCGGGCCGAAGGCGAACGCCTGGGCCGGGAACTGGCCGAGGACCTGCTGGCCCTCGGTGCCGACAAGGTGTTGGCCGATATCTATGGCCACACCCCACGCTGAGTCGCCCGACCTGAGCGGCCGGCGGGTCCTGATCTGCCGGCCCGAACCCGAGGCCTCACGCCTGGCCCGGAGTTTCATCGACGCCGGCGCCGAAGCCCGGGTCCTGTCCCTGCTGGAGCGCACGCCGTTACCGGAAACCCCGGAGCGGCGCACCCTGATCCTCAATCTGGACCAGTTCACCCACGTCATCGCCGTCAGCCCCTACGCCGCCCGGCTGCTGCTGGATGAGCTGGATGCCTGGTGGCCGCAACTGCCCACCGGCATCCGCTGGTACGCGGTCGGGGCGGCGACCGCGAAAGTCCTGACCGACCATGGCCTGAGCGTGCGCCAACCGGCCGAGGGCTGGACCAGCGAAGCCCTGCTGGCACTGCCCTCCCTGGCCCGGGTCAGCGGCGAACGGGTGCTGCTGGCCCGGGGCGAGGACGGTCGCGAGCTGATCCGCGAGACCCTGGAAGCCCGGGGCGCCCAGGTCACCGCCCTGGCCCTGTACCGACGCAGCCAACCGGATCATTCGGCCGACACCGTCAACCAACTGTTCGGCCAGTTCGCCCCGGAGGCCATTGTCACCCTGTCGGGCGAAACCTTGAACAATCTCATCGCACTATGTGCGAATAGCGGCCATAATCTATACGATAGGTTATTGATTGTTCCCGCAGATCGGGTCGCCGAGCAGGCTCGCGTCGCGGGATTCGAACATCCGTGCATACCAGGAAGCCTTGCCGACAACGACATCGTGGCCACCGTTGCAGCGCAACTGAACGGCCGGGACGGTGGCTCCGAATAAGCCAAGTAAGGACGCCCGTGACTGAGACAACAGACCAACTGCCCGCCACCCTCACCCCGGAACCCGCCAAACACCAGAAACTCTGGCCGGTCTGGCTGATTGCCCTGCTGGCACTGGCGCTGGCCATTGCCCTGGCGCTGTGGAGCTGGCAACAGTGGAACAATCACCAGTCGCTGCAACAGACCCTGCAACAACTTCAGCAGGACACCTCGCAACTGGAGGATCTGTACGGTGATCGGGGCAGCCAGCAGGCCCAGCGGCTGCAGAGTCTGGAACAGAAACTGGCGGCCCAGCGCGAACTGATTGCCACCCAGCAGCGGCAGATCGACCACAACGCCCGGGAACTGCTGGAAGCCGGCAACCGGACCCGGACCGACTGGCTGCTGGCCGAGGCCGAATACCTGCTGCGCATCGCCAACCAGCGCCTGCAGATCGAAAAAGACATCCGCGGCGCCCTGTCCGCCCTGGAAGCCGCCGACGAAGTGCTGAACGAGTCCGACGACATCGGCGTCTATCCGGTGCGCCAGCAGCTGGCCAAGGAAATCCTGGCGCTCAAGGGCATCGCCGGCGTCGACCGCACCGGCCTTTACCTGAAACTGGAAGCGGCCATCGACAGCGTCCACCAACTGACCGACCAGGCCCTGATCAACGGCCAGGGGCCAGGCTTCGGCACCGCAGGCACAGGTGGTGATGGTGACACAAGCGCCGCCGACAATGCCCTGGTCGAGGCCTGGGGCGACTTCAAGACCACCCTGAAACAGGTGGTGGTGGTGCGGCGCATGGACGAGCCGGTCAAACCCCTGCTGTCGCCGGACCAGAGTGCCTACGCCCGGCTGAACCTGCAGCTGATGCTGGAAGAGGCGGAAATGGCGGTACTGCGGGGCAACCAACCGCTGTATCAGCGGGCCCTGACCAAAGCCAGCGCCACCATCCAGGACTGGTACGACGACAGCAATCCCCGGGTGCGGGCCATCGCCACCACCCTGGACGAGCTGGCCGAGCGCGACGTGGATCCGACCCTGCCGGACATCAGCCAGTCCCTGGGCCTGCTGAAAGAACGCCTGGCCGGCCGACTGGCCGCCAACAACGGCAACCAGGGTGAAGCCCCGGCGGGCAATCAGGGCAACGGAGGCGACGATTCATGATTCGCCTGCTGCTCATCATCCTGCTGGCACTGCTCATTGGC harbors:
- a CDS encoding sensor histidine kinase; the encoded protein is MLTDQGAGTSDFFVPDLCRVRAVFLLLVTSELLVLVLAIVQAEAGWIDWNYFGLLSLFVQWTTLTSAALICLLRQRLARLSVARASLSIVAIVLLDVLAFSLFADSVLHPQPGIAVWQGIAKKLLLALLIVLMVLRYFYLQHQWQQQREAEMQAHLTALQARIQPHFLFNSMNTIASLIAVNPDKAEDAVLDLSELFRASLRTFDQLIPLARELDLCKRYLAIEALRLGDRLTLDWQIGAGLEHQAIPPLTLQPLVENAVYHGIQPRPEGGTVRIEAQARGNFVYLLVQNPKPDQNDRQHEGNRMALANIQLRLQALFGEPAVLKHSHQNDIYTVTLRLPRQSANGRGNARTRT
- the hemC gene encoding hydroxymethylbilane synthase — protein: MSKRTLRIATRSSALALWQAEFIKAELERLNDNVDVELVKIKTQGDKILDVPLAKIGGKGLFVKELEEAMLDGRADLAVHSMKDVPMHFPDGLGLVAICEREDPTDAFVSNHYDTVDALPQGAVVGTASLRREAQLRAYRPDLQIRVLRGNVNTRLAKLDAGEYEAIVLASSGLKRLGFHDRIRYCLPDTISLPAVGQGALGIECRLDDRELRDMLSALNHVDTWDRVSAERALNRRLEGGCQVPIAAYALLEDDDTLWLRGLVGAVDGSQIFRVEGRAPRAEGERLGRELAEDLLALGADKVLADIYGHTPR
- a CDS encoding LytTR family DNA-binding domain-containing protein — encoded protein: MSTSATTTRSILIADDEPLARERLRRLVEALPGYRVCGEAADGDTALKQVAALEPDVLLLDIRMPGMDGMEAATQLEKLTNPPALIFCTAYDHYAIQAFDVRAAAYLLKPVRREALADALARTGRINRVQLKTLTDLSENDGEQIAVRTHRGTELIDLADIQHCEADQKYVTLHHSHGETVCDYTLKELETTYPRQLLRIHRHTLVGVRYIQALKRTPDGQNLVVLRDNRGQLPVSRRHASNVRQWLQEHRPG
- the argH gene encoding argininosuccinate lyase is translated as MTDQNKPDQAATSEKPWGGRFSEPTDAFVERFTASVGFDQRLYHHDITGSIAHATMLAAVGVLTEEERDTIIEGLNGVKADIEAGTFQWSVSLEDVHMNVEARLTDRIGITGKKLHTGRSRNDQVATDIRLYLRDEIDVIAEELKRLQLGLLELAEREADTIMPGFTHLQTAQPVTFGHHLLAWYEMLVRDGERLQDCRKRVNVMPLGAAALAGTTYPIDRAMTARLLGFDRPTENSLDSVSDRDFAIEFCSFAALLMTHLSRFSEELVLWTSAQFDFIDLPDRFCTGSSIMPQKKNPDVPELVRGKTGRVNGHLISLLTLMKSQPLAYNKDNQEDKEPLFDTVDTVKGCLKAYADMIPAIRSKADNMRVAAKRGFSTATDLADYLVKKGVPFRDAHEIVGKSVAFGVAEERDLSDMTLAELQQFSDVIGEDVFDVLTLEGSVQARDHLGGTAPAQVRAAVARARKLLG
- a CDS encoding uroporphyrinogen-III synthase — translated: MATPHAESPDLSGRRVLICRPEPEASRLARSFIDAGAEARVLSLLERTPLPETPERRTLILNLDQFTHVIAVSPYAARLLLDELDAWWPQLPTGIRWYAVGAATAKVLTDHGLSVRQPAEGWTSEALLALPSLARVSGERVLLARGEDGRELIRETLEARGAQVTALALYRRSQPDHSADTVNQLFGQFAPEAIVTLSGETLNNLIALCANSGHNLYDRLLIVPADRVAEQARVAGFEHPCIPGSLADNDIVATVAAQLNGRDGGSE
- a CDS encoding uroporphyrinogen-III C-methyltransferase, translated to MTETTDQLPATLTPEPAKHQKLWPVWLIALLALALAIALALWSWQQWNNHQSLQQTLQQLQQDTSQLEDLYGDRGSQQAQRLQSLEQKLAAQRELIATQQRQIDHNARELLEAGNRTRTDWLLAEAEYLLRIANQRLQIEKDIRGALSALEAADEVLNESDDIGVYPVRQQLAKEILALKGIAGVDRTGLYLKLEAAIDSVHQLTDQALINGQGPGFGTAGTGGDGDTSAADNALVEAWGDFKTTLKQVVVVRRMDEPVKPLLSPDQSAYARLNLQLMLEEAEMAVLRGNQPLYQRALTKASATIQDWYDDSNPRVRAIATTLDELAERDVDPTLPDISQSLGLLKERLAGRLAANNGNQGEAPAGNQGNGGDDS
- a CDS encoding EAL domain-containing protein, whose amino-acid sequence is MKEFVIRRYRSDQPKGSERSTLLRIDDEGLVLHADRHAEAVLGFEPTELQGRPVHRILASRQDDPFAPTNRHRIERGQDVLVTFRHKEGFFYTACLSLHLAMRDSDKAANASICARDTNAMDARLLKAVEDSTGSGLWELDTGSNEMAWSEGLFRVLELRPDTDITPEQALFYCQHGQARVRALFRRCIRTGRAFSLELTLLTARQNLRQVRLHGRALKADGRITRIGGTLVDQTPLSLKDQARSQADRILAATTRATPDLVAAVDRTLTLLHCNQPFRQQFAAVFGISPQTGDNLKTLLAEHPNERRLIERLWQRAFERDSFVVEMPLAQQNRELPVYEFHYQRLTNHLGEVSGAVQVARDVSQRTQPGASKEYRIRHDPVTGLMNRRAFLARLLRTLEQKTHRESCDSLLYLDLDQFERFNDRVGSGTCDRYLRELAGNLGTRVRQRDALARLSGDTFALLIENCPEPRARKIADDILALVREFEFEWQGDTLQTTASGGLLVMDQDLPGDPEQLLRQAAELCHTAKTSGRNRIHTARALARHTDDATANHQVELIRQALDRQQLTLLYQPLRPIASVTWGDHIEILCRVPGDGDEPLRPEQFLPVAERFDLAKRLDRQVIRQAIDWLGRQRLLEPRLKYCGFNLSLASVLDETFAEFMEGVVRDSRFDPSCFCLEIREAHATQYPDDVAVLCDALHRVGCRVALDGAGASVESYSLAATLPVDIIKFDRRTMQHLEHDPVQQVMVEALHRIAEVAGKQTVATFIESDTTLGKVRTLGIHYGQGFRLARPQPLSELAPAAVDLSTGRIGG